A DNA window from Candidatus Bathyarchaeota archaeon contains the following coding sequences:
- a CDS encoding nucleotidyltransferase domain-containing protein yields MEVIEKRRELRRRVIDTASRWVTGLHYKVTAVLIGSYARGDFNLWSDVDLLVVSSEFEGGPVERLKKLQIPVGFQVIPLTTEEFNRLLARGDRLALEALNSGVVLRDDLKILRRGGEALQG; encoded by the coding sequence ATGGAGGTCATTGAGAAGAGGAGGGAATTGAGAAGAAGAGTTATTGATACTGCGTCGAGATGGGTTACAGGTCTTCATTACAAAGTTACAGCGGTTCTCATAGGATCCTATGCTAGGGGAGACTTCAACCTTTGGAGTGACGTGGACCTTCTGGTGGTGTCCTCAGAATTTGAGGGTGGGCCCGTTGAAAGGCTCAAGAAACTGCAGATACCGGTTGGATTCCAAGTTATACCCTTAACCACTGAAGAGTTCAATAGACTCCTAGCTAGAGGCGACAGGTTAGCCCTTGAAGCCCTCAACTCAGGAGTAGTATTGAGGGACGACCTAAAAATATTAAGAAGAGGAGGTGAGGCCCTTCAAGGGTGA
- a CDS encoding type II toxin-antitoxin system VapC family toxin, with protein sequence MDPRIRTETPERYRPSEGSRRSHRERQAESSDDRRLVQRGGYQKLERTPKNIVIDASVVAKWFIPEEDSYNASEVMRKYSDGRIDLYAPDLLIYEVANVLRYRPDVSAEILVDCIESLIKLQINLIPPSTEIVSEAAAKARELDLSIYDACYIVIAETLATNLITADMKLYEKCRDTKIVFFLKSLGKEWSIP encoded by the coding sequence ATGGACCCAAGAATCAGAACTGAAACCCCTGAAAGATATCGACCGTCTGAGGGAAGCCGTCGAAGCCATAGAGAACGTCAGGCTGAATCTTCAGACGATAGAAGGCTGGTCCAGCGTGGAGGTTATCAGAAACTGGAGAGAACGCCCAAAAACATAGTCATAGACGCTTCGGTCGTAGCCAAGTGGTTTATTCCAGAAGAGGACAGCTATAACGCATCAGAGGTAATGCGAAAATACAGTGATGGGAGAATAGACCTTTACGCTCCAGACCTACTAATCTACGAAGTCGCTAATGTTCTGCGTTATAGACCCGACGTATCAGCCGAGATCCTTGTCGACTGTATAGAGAGTCTTATCAAACTCCAGATAAACCTCATTCCTCCTTCAACGGAAATTGTGTCAGAAGCTGCTGCAAAGGCTAGAGAACTCGACCTATCCATCTATGACGCCTGCTACATAGTCATCGCGGAGACTCTTGCAACAAACCTAATAACGGCAGACATGAAACTCTATGAAAAATGTAGGGACACAAAAATAGTATTCTTCTTAAAAAGCCTGGGCAAAGAATGGAGTATTCCCTAA
- a CDS encoding DUF362 domain-containing protein yields MGKCEPIPIASIVHGEDVSKMVKEAVDLLGGVDRFFDQNDFALIKPNVCGGISGKTGTFTSVEVVSSIMSMLKGKVRRIAVGEADSSMYLADRMMGETGILDVAKDLDVEVINLSRGEMVDVKVRDCYILDSIRVNRVLSEAKIISAPVAKTHITTDVTLNLKNMYGTIPEMKKGKYHSKIDPIIVDISKALPPALCIIDATTCLEGEGPFKGDPLKLNLIVAGDNAVATDAVMANLMGYDPKKIMHLRLAFEKGLGPINLNEIDVRGEDPNSVRREFKKARREPYSRHLAKIPGIGHLIVHYYYENAVKSWKNKTRRPNK; encoded by the coding sequence ATGGGTAAGTGTGAGCCTATTCCAATTGCTTCTATTGTCCATGGGGAAGATGTGTCTAAGATGGTTAAGGAGGCAGTGGACCTCCTAGGTGGGGTTGACAGATTCTTTGATCAAAATGATTTCGCTCTCATAAAACCTAATGTCTGTGGCGGGATCTCTGGTAAGACTGGTACTTTCACGAGTGTCGAAGTAGTCTCTTCAATAATGTCCATGTTGAAGGGGAAAGTTAGAAGGATAGCTGTTGGTGAAGCTGATTCCTCTATGTATCTCGCTGATAGGATGATGGGAGAGACTGGTATCTTAGATGTTGCGAAGGATTTGGATGTAGAAGTTATAAACTTGAGTCGAGGAGAAATGGTAGATGTTAAGGTTAGGGATTGTTACATTCTAGATTCGATAAGAGTAAATCGAGTATTGTCGGAAGCTAAGATCATATCGGCTCCTGTAGCAAAGACACATATTACAACCGATGTGACACTCAACCTTAAGAATATGTATGGAACAATACCTGAGATGAAGAAGGGTAAGTATCACTCGAAGATAGATCCTATCATTGTGGATATATCTAAGGCTCTGCCACCAGCACTTTGCATCATAGATGCAACTACATGTCTTGAAGGTGAAGGACCCTTCAAAGGCGACCCCTTAAAGTTAAACTTGATAGTTGCTGGCGATAATGCTGTGGCAACGGATGCAGTGATGGCCAATCTAATGGGATATGATCCCAAGAAGATAATGCACCTCAGACTAGCATTTGAAAAAGGCTTGGGCCCCATAAACTTGAATGAGATAGATGTTCGAGGGGAGGATCCCAATAGCGTACGGAGAGAGTTTAAGAAGGCTCGGAGAGAACCTTATTCAAGACATTTAGCGAAAATTCCAGGGATCGGCCATTTGATCGTTCACTATTACTATGAAAACGCCGTGAAGTCTTGGAAGAACAAAACTAGGCGGCCAAACAAATAA
- a CDS encoding DUF86 domain-containing protein, whose translation MKHILDEIIKIEKFTEGLTKIVFFENVEKQYAVLRTLEITGETKNLSKELRLKNRKIPWKDIADMRNKLIQKYFGVNLE comes from the coding sequence TTGAAGCATATCTTAGACGAGATAATTAAGATAGAAAAATTTACTGAGGGGTTGACTAAGATAGTGTTCTTTGAGAATGTGGAGAAACAATATGCTGTATTGAGGACGCTTGAAATAACCGGCGAGACAAAAAATTTAAGTAAAGAGTTAAGGTTGAAGAACCGTAAAATCCCATGGAAAGATATTGCCGATATGAGAAATAAGCTGATCCAAAAATATTTTGGTGTAAATTTGGAATAG
- a CDS encoding MEDS domain-containing protein, with translation MDVNDILEFVKNMRVKEHAIVFYSRHEDKHKILLNFVKAGLDRGESVGYAAGGEPPESLREAMRKFGIAVERYESSGCLKIMSEIHIKDGVAEPSEIISRWRMLYNEAAEMGLKGLRATGETDHFFYKNLVKELIEEALHRGLDFPMTSLCGYNAEIVAKHDRGQLYLDLIRAHRTVIFIGPEGGLIKRI, from the coding sequence ATGGATGTGAATGATATTTTAGAGTTTGTTAAGAATATGAGGGTCAAGGAACATGCTATCGTCTTCTATTCAAGACATGAAGATAAACATAAGATTCTACTAAATTTCGTCAAGGCTGGTTTGGATCGTGGTGAGTCTGTAGGATATGCTGCCGGCGGTGAGCCTCCCGAAAGCTTAAGGGAGGCTATGAGAAAGTTCGGTATAGCTGTCGAACGTTACGAGAGTAGCGGCTGCCTAAAAATTATGAGTGAAATACATATTAAAGATGGGGTGGCTGAGCCTTCGGAGATCATAAGCCGCTGGAGGATGCTCTACAATGAGGCTGCGGAGATGGGTCTCAAAGGCTTGAGGGCGACTGGCGAGACAGATCACTTCTTCTACAAAAACCTCGTCAAGGAACTTATCGAGGAAGCCCTGCATAGGGGACTCGACTTCCCAATGACCTCCCTATGTGGATACAATGCAGAGATTGTGGCCAAGCATGATAGAGGCCAACTTTACCTTGACCTCATCAGAGCCCATAGAACAGTTATCTTCATAGGTCCGGAGGGTGGTTTGATAAAGAGAATCTAA
- a CDS encoding putative toxin-antitoxin system toxin component, PIN family, translating to MKTFTFLSTGIVKGFEDVVSRKFKLSKTQQEALTKFLIRISNVVKVKSQLKVVEDDPSDDMILRTAYDGEADYIFSGDNHLLTIKEFKGIKIVTVSEMLKLLK from the coding sequence ATTAAAACATTCACATTCCTCTCTACTGGTATAGTCAAGGGGTTTGAGGACGTAGTATCAAGAAAGTTTAAATTGTCTAAAACTCAGCAGGAAGCTTTAACTAAATTTCTTATCAGGATAAGTAATGTCGTGAAAGTTAAGAGCCAGTTGAAAGTAGTAGAGGACGATCCCAGCGATGATATGATATTAAGAACAGCTTACGATGGAGAAGCTGATTACATTTTTTCTGGAGATAACCATTTGTTAACCATAAAAGAGTTTAAAGGGATAAAGATCGTAACAGTGAGTGAAATGCTGAAGTTGCTCAAGTAA
- a CDS encoding tryptophan-rich sensory protein: protein MSRKILVFAVFIALVYLIGLSGGIFTDTGPWYQGLRKPFFTPPGWVIAIIWNILFLLIGLSGGLMYFQPERRSFFTVYGLNLALNFLWSLIFFGFKSPAWAFIEITILWLTILALIFLSWKRSKIAAYLLIPYLVWVSIAGAINLSIVFLA, encoded by the coding sequence ATGTCTAGGAAAATCTTAGTCTTCGCAGTTTTCATAGCCCTCGTCTACTTGATAGGCTTATCCGGCGGCATATTCACAGACACAGGACCCTGGTATCAAGGTCTACGTAAACCTTTCTTCACACCTCCTGGCTGGGTCATTGCCATCATATGGAACATCCTCTTTTTACTCATAGGACTCTCAGGGGGGCTCATGTACTTTCAACCTGAACGTAGAAGTTTCTTCACTGTTTACGGGTTGAATCTGGCCTTGAACTTTCTATGGAGCCTCATATTCTTCGGATTCAAGAGTCCAGCATGGGCTTTTATAGAGATCACTATATTATGGTTAACAATATTGGCTTTAATATTTTTGTCATGGAAGAGGTCGAAGATAGCGGCTTATCTTCTAATTCCATATTTGGTATGGGTGTCCATTGCAGGAGCCATAAACCTCTCAATAGTATTCTTGGCTTGA
- a CDS encoding HEPN domain-containing protein, whose product MLDEDEYERWMRASKEALISAKGDLERGDYNWTCFKAQQAAEFAAKALLHGLGLPAYGHSLSKLLEAAPKEFGFQQVERQAKTLDKYYVPTRYPNAWVEGTPKDYYTREDGEEALRCAEDIACWVEASWRSLRRGGN is encoded by the coding sequence ATGCTAGATGAAGATGAGTACGAGAGGTGGATGAGGGCCTCGAAGGAGGCTTTGATCTCAGCAAAGGGTGACTTGGAGAGGGGAGACTACAACTGGACCTGCTTCAAGGCACAGCAGGCTGCAGAGTTTGCAGCAAAGGCTCTTCTCCATGGTTTGGGCTTACCAGCCTACGGACATAGCTTATCGAAGCTTCTGGAAGCGGCTCCTAAAGAGTTTGGTTTTCAACAGGTCGAAAGGCAGGCCAAGACCCTCGACAAGTATTATGTTCCTACAAGGTATCCTAACGCCTGGGTTGAAGGTACCCCAAAGGACTACTATACAAGAGAGGACGGCGAAGAAGCCTTAAGGTGTGCGGAGGATATTGCCTGTTGGGTTGAGGCCTCATGGAGGTCATTGAGAAGAGGAGGGAATTGA
- a CDS encoding PIN domain-containing protein, which translates to MVKIVVDAYAWIEIFIGSEKGEKAREHIEKASEVYTPDTVLAEIARKYLREGADQRDAEERLRMIVEVSNIAPIDVEVALEAAKSYMKLSDEARKAGMKAPSLFDAIVLGTAKSLNAKILTGDEHFKNLQETLWIR; encoded by the coding sequence GTGGTGAAGATCGTAGTTGATGCGTATGCTTGGATTGAGATTTTTATTGGAAGTGAGAAGGGAGAGAAAGCGAGAGAACACATTGAAAAAGCAAGTGAAGTTTATACACCAGACACAGTGCTTGCAGAGATAGCGCGAAAGTATCTGAGGGAGGGAGCTGACCAGAGGGATGCCGAAGAAAGGCTTAGAATGATCGTAGAGGTCTCAAATATTGCTCCAATAGATGTTGAAGTCGCTTTGGAAGCGGCGAAATCTTATATGAAACTCTCAGATGAAGCAAGAAAGGCTGGGATGAAAGCTCCAAGCCTTTTTGATGCCATAGTGCTTGGAACAGCCAAATCTCTCAATGCAAAAATTCTGACAGGTGACGAACACTTCAAGAACCTGCAAGAAACACTCTGGATAAGATGA
- a CDS encoding methyltransferase domain-containing protein yields the protein MSEITHEDYVKFMEKCREVTIGNVKVKLHGDWRILSFSPPNEYMLERETVWSFPDRGSWATHIGDYRGNWSPYIPRNLILKYTVRGEWVLDQMVGSGTTLVECKLLGRNAIGVDLNHGAIMVARDRLNFRYDKEDEGYFEPTIKTYVGDARNLDKISDESVDLIATHPPYAKIIPYTKSKVEGDLSNLPLPRYLEEIRRVADESMRVLKRGRYCAILIGDTRERRHYVPMSFMVMQQFLDAGFILKEDIVKRQWKTKTTRERWRGKDYDFYLIAHEHLFVFRKPGEDEEFKKFKYSVKWW from the coding sequence ATGAGCGAAATAACACATGAAGACTATGTTAAATTCATGGAGAAATGTAGAGAAGTTACGATAGGAAACGTGAAGGTGAAGCTTCATGGCGATTGGCGTATCTTGAGTTTCTCTCCTCCAAATGAATATATGCTTGAGCGTGAGACTGTTTGGAGTTTTCCAGATAGGGGGAGTTGGGCAACCCATATCGGCGATTACAGGGGGAACTGGTCACCCTACATTCCTCGAAATCTGATATTGAAATATACTGTTAGGGGAGAATGGGTTCTAGACCAGATGGTTGGTAGTGGAACGACCCTCGTCGAGTGTAAGCTGCTTGGAAGGAACGCTATTGGGGTCGATTTAAATCATGGCGCGATCATGGTTGCAAGAGACAGACTCAACTTCCGCTACGACAAAGAAGATGAAGGCTATTTTGAGCCTACTATTAAGACATATGTCGGTGACGCCAGAAACTTGGACAAGATAAGTGATGAGAGCGTAGACCTGATAGCCACCCATCCACCTTACGCCAAGATAATCCCATACACAAAGAGCAAGGTTGAAGGAGACCTCTCAAACCTCCCCCTCCCCCGATACCTTGAGGAGATTCGTAGAGTAGCAGACGAATCCATGAGGGTTCTCAAAAGGGGTAGGTACTGCGCTATATTAATAGGCGATACTAGGGAGCGTAGACACTATGTTCCTATGTCTTTTATGGTAATGCAGCAGTTCCTTGACGCAGGTTTCATTCTTAAGGAAGATATTGTTAAAAGGCAATGGAAAACGAAGACCACGAGGGAGAGATGGAGGGGTAAAGATTATGACTTTTATCTTATCGCTCATGAACATCTATTCGTCTTTAGGAAACCTGGTGAAGATGAGGAATTCAAAAAATTTAAGTATAGCGTAAAGTGGTGGTGA